From Theileria annulata chromosome 1, complete sequence, *** SEQUENCING IN PROGRESS ***, one genomic window encodes:
- a CDS encoding glutaredoxin, putative (Tap404f10.p1c.cand.118 - score = 43.62;~SMART pfam:glutaredoxin (Pf00462) at aa 63-124, E()=1.30e-20;~Apicoplast targetting peptide predicted by the PlasmoAP tool;~Signal peptide predicted for TA21260 by SignalP 2.0 HMM (Signal peptide probability 0.952, signal anchor probability 0.040) with cleavage site probability 0.652 between residues 24 and 25): protein MASLSYLFYLTSLFFLGILQPSHSRLSYNFFYDFWSKYSFTLPFKMTEKTPKDWVDGLVRKHKVVVFSKSYCPYCTRAKDALKKLNLEDLHVEELDSNSKMDEVQDYLNKLTGARSVPRVFVNGQFYGDSTKTVSDVESGKFMEYYKKSDL, encoded by the exons ATGGCTTCGTTATCTTACCTATTTTACTTGACTTCTTTGTTTTTTCTAGGAATACTTCAGCCTTCTCACAGTCGTCTTAGCTACAATTTTTTCTACGATTTTTGGAGCAAATATTCATTCACTTTACCTTTCAAGATGACTGAAAAAACACCTAAGGATTGGGTCGACGGTCTCGTCAGAAAACACAAAGTCGTAGTCTTTTCAAAATC atACTGCCCATACTGCACTAGGGCTAAAGATGCTCTAAAGAAACTCAACCTTGAAGATTTG CACGTTGAAGAGTTGGATTCTAACAGTAAAATGGATGAAGTTCAAGACTACTTGAATAAACTCACAG gTGCCAGAAGTGTTCCTCGCGTTTTTGTTAACGGACAGTTTTACGGAGATTCCACAAAAACC GTTTCTGATGTTGAAAGCGGGAAGTTTATGGAATATTACAAGAAATCCGATTTATAG